One Nostoc sp. CENA543 genomic window, CTAAGCAGTAATCCTTAACTCACAGGAATCCAATTTGATGTAGAGAAAAATCTAATACCAATTCCCTATAAAGTTGAGCCGAATAAATGATCTAGAGACGTTTTATACAACGTCTCTACAGTACAGAATAAAGTGTATCTATGGCTATGGCAAGCTACATCAAAAAACGGTATAACGAACACAAAAGTTATGGAAATCAAGATGATTCACTTTCAATAATTGGACATATAGCGGAAGGATCATGATCAGACTTGATTTCCCAACCAGAGAGTAATCCTGATAATTCTTGTCTCAAAATCAGCAATTGCTGAATTTGCTCATCAATAGCTTTTACCTTATCTTCTAATTTTACTTTTATATGGTCGCAAGGTAATTGCCCACTATCATAAACATCTAAGAATTCTTTAATTTCTGACAAACTTAACCCTAAGCTTTGAGCGCGTTTAATGAAGTGCAATCTCTCCAAAACGTCAGCGTTAAATAATCTAAATCCACCTTCCGTTCTGCCTGATGATTTGAGTAGACCCAGTTCTTCATAGTAGCGGATGGTTTTAATGGGTACACCGCTTTCCTTGGCAACTACACCAATTTGTTTGGCTTCTGCTTGGGCTAACATACTGATCTAAACTCTCAGCAAGATGATGATTACTGACTTTATACTAGACTCTCCATTAAACTGGAGAGTCAAGCATCAAAAGAATTGCGTTCAAATGT contains:
- a CDS encoding heavy metal-responsive transcriptional regulator — translated: MLAQAEAKQIGVVAKESGVPIKTIRYYEELGLLKSSGRTEGGFRLFNADVLERLHFIKRAQSLGLSLSEIKEFLDVYDSGQLPCDHIKVKLEDKVKAIDEQIQQLLILRQELSGLLSGWEIKSDHDPSAICPIIESESS